The proteins below are encoded in one region of Telopea speciosissima isolate NSW1024214 ecotype Mountain lineage chromosome 10, Tspe_v1, whole genome shotgun sequence:
- the LOC122642856 gene encoding ETHYLENE INSENSITIVE 3-like 3 protein yields the protein MQSKGMVEQEFDDIGVDTGSDIEVDDIRCENLADKDVSDEEIEAEDLERRMWKDRIKLRRIREKHKHAAQQAAEKPKPQHTSDQARRKKMARAQDGILKYMLKLMEVCKARGFVYGIIPEKGKPMSGASDNIRAWWKEKVKFDKNGPAAIAKYEAECLAAGEAENKRRGNSQSSLQDLQDATLGSLLSSLMQHCDPPQRKYPLEKGVPPPWWPSGNEDWWIKMGLPIGQVSPYKKPHDLKKVLKVGVLTAVIKHMSPNIAKIRRHVRQSKCLQDKMTAKESLIWLGVLSQEESVIQQPSSDNGASGITETPHNGRGERKEAVASSSDSDYDVNGVEDGVGSASSKVEQRNQPMDMEPRVDPSHNPKHRVQDKKKVEQSRRKRPRGSSTPVDQQTTPSQNEHLHGKLRNTLPDMNNADLQLDGYQMHVVQQENGQMASSGPLEKDPEIPPQPAEFSIDNFSALPPMNAATPQSLYTGVRPISYAVMQNTELHPGANYFLYNTPAEYRLPQDKLLPEMAMAESQIRAEETGVPASLLVGNENGITGVDIHHFVKDTFHSEQDKPVESHFGSPLDGLSLDYGGFNSPFPFGIDGTSSLDPADLDFSLDEDFIQYFGA from the exons ATGCAATCGAAAGGGATGGTGGAGCAGGAGTTTGACGATATTGGAGTTGATACTGG TTCGGATATTGAAGTCGACGATATTAGGTGTGAGAATCTAGCAGATAAAGATGTTAGCGATGAGGAGATTGAGGCAGAAGACTTGGAGAGGCGAATGTGGAAGGACAGGATCAAGCTCAGGAGAATCAGGGAAAAGCATAAGCATGCAGCTCAACAGGCTGCTGAGAAGCCCAAGCCCCAGCATACTTCTGATCAAGCTCGGAGGAAGAAAATGGCGAGAGCACAGGATGGAATCCTCAAGTACATGTTGAAGTTGATGGAAGTGTGCAAAGCCCGCGGGTTCGTGTACGGTATCATTCCTGAGAAGGGGAAGCCCATGAGTGGTGCCTCTGATAACATAAGAGCTTGGTGGAAAGAGAAGGTGAAATTTGATAAGAACGGACCAGCAGCCATAGCCAAATACGAGGCAGAGTGTTTGGCTGCTGGGGAGGCAGAGAATAAGAGACGGGGTAACTCTCAGAGCAGCCTGCAGGACCTTCAAGATGCCACGTTGGGCTCTCTCCTATCGTCATTGATGCAGCACTGTGATCCTCCACAGCGAAAATACCCATTAGAGAAGGGTGTACCACCGCCATGGTGGCCTTCGGGGAATGAGGATTGGTGGATAAAAATGGGACTACCCATTGGTCAGGTTTCTCCTTACAAAAAACCCCATGATCTGAAGAAGGTTTTGAAGGTTGGAGTGCTGACGGCTGTGATCAAACACATGTCCCCAAATATTGCAAAGATCAGGAGGCATGTTCGTCAGTCAAAATGTTTGCAGGATAAAATGACTGCCAAGGAAAGCTTAATTTGGTTGGGAGTGTTGAGCCAAGAGGAGTCTGTTATCCAGCAGCCTAGCAGTGATAATGGGGCATCTGGCATAACTGAGACGCCTCATAATGGTCGTGGTGAAAGGAAGGAGGCTGTGGCTAGTAGTAGTGACAGTGACTATGATGTCAATGGTGTTGAGGATGGTGTTGGTTCAGCTTCATCTAAAGTAGAGCAGAGAAATCAACCAATGGATATGGAACCTCGTGTAGACCCATCTCATAACCCAAAGCATCGTGTCCAAGATAAAAAGAAAGTAGAACAATCAAGGAGAAAAAGACCTCGTGGGAGCTCAACTCCTGTGGATCAACAAACCACCCCATCGCAAAATGAACATCTACATGGGAAACTTAGAAATACTCTTCCAGATATGAACAATGCAGACTTGCAGTTGGATGGATACCAGATGCATGTTGTTCAACAGGAAAATGGCCAAATGGCATCTTCAGGGCCTTTGGAGAAAGACCCAGAGATCCCACCCCAACCAGCTGAATTTTCGATTGACAACTTCTCAGCCCTCCCTCCTATGAATGCTGCTACCCCTCAGAGCTTGTATACTGGTGTAAGGCCCATATCATATGCAGTCATGCAAAATACTGAGTTACACCCTGGAGCCAACTACTTTCTCTATAATACACCAGCAGAATATAGGCTACCTCAGGACAAACTGCTGCCAGAAATGGCAATGGCTGAGTCCCAGATCAGGGCAGAGGAAACTGGAGTTCCTGCATCATTACTTGTAGGAAATGAAAACGGAATTACTGGAGTTGACATTCACCATTTTGTAAAAGACACATTCCACAGTGAGCAAGACAAACCAGTTGAAAGTCACTTCGGATCTCCACTTGATGGCCTATCACTAGATTATGGAGGATTCAACAGTCCATTTCCTTTTGGAATTGATGGTACTAGTTCATTAGATCCTGCTGATTTAGATTTTTCACTTGACGAGGACTTCATCCAGTACTTTGGAGCCTAG
- the LOC122642196 gene encoding FT-interacting protein 3-like yields the protein MQRPPPPEDYSLKETSPHLGGGGVTGDKLTSTYDLVEQMQYLYVRVVKAKDLPAKDVTGSLDPYVEVKLGNYKGTTRHFEKKTNPMWNQVFAFSKDRLQASQLEVTVKDKDMVKDDFVGRVMFDISEVPKRVPPDSPLAPQWYRLEDRKADKVKGELMLAVWMGTQADEAFPEAWHSDAATVSSEGLANIRSKVYLSPKLWYVRVNVIEAQDLLPGDKTRFPEIFVKVILGNQALRTRISQSRNTNPMWNEDLMFVAAEPFEEHLVLSVEDRIGSNKDEVLGKCVIPLQSVERRLNNKVVNTKWYNLEKHVIVDGEKKEIKFASRIHLRICLDGGYHVLDESTHYSSDLRPTAKPLWKSSIGVLELGILNAQGLLPMKTKDGRGTTDAYCVAKYGQKWVRTRTIIDSSTPKWNEQYTWEVYDPCTVITIGVFDNCHLHGGGDKAGGAKDSRIGKVRVRLSTLETDRVYTHSYPLLVLHPSGVKKMGEVQLAVRFTCSSLLNMLHIYAQPLLPKMHYLHPLSVTQLDNLRHQATQIVSMRLSRAEPPLRKEVVEYMLDVDSHMWSMRRSKANFFRIMGVLGGLIAVGRWFDQICNWKNPLTTILIHILFLILVLYPELILPTVFLYLFLIGVWYYRWRPRHPPHMDTRLSHADNAHPDELDEEFDSFPTSRPADIVRMRYDRLRSVAGRIQTVVGDLATQGERLQSLLSWRDPRATALFVTFCLIAAIVLYVTPFRVVAFITGIYVLRHPRFRHKLPSVPLNFFRRLPARTDSML from the coding sequence ATGCAGAGGCCTCCCCCTCCCGAAGACTATTCCCTGAAGGAGACCTCGCCCCACCTTGGTGGTGGAGGTGTCACTGGGGACAAGCTTACGAGCACCTATGACCTGGTTGAGCAGATGCAATACCTCTACGTTCGGGTTGTCAAAGCCAAAGACCTACCCGCAAAAGATGTAACTGGAAGCCTTGATCCGTATGTTGAAGTGAAGCTAGGAAACTACAAGGGTACCACTCGCCATTTCGAAAAGAAGACAAATCCTATGTGGAACCAAGTCTTCGCTTTCTCAAAGGATCGATTGCAAGCTTCTCAATTGGAGGTTACTGTGAAGGACAAGGATATGGTGAAGGATGATTTTGTTGGCCGAGTAATGTTCGATATATCTGAAGTCCCTAAACGTGTTCCTCCAGACAGCCCTTTAGCACCGCAATGGTACAGACTGGAAGATCGGAAGGCAGATAAGGTTAAAGGGGAGCTCATGTTGGCTGTTTGGATGGGCACCCAGGCTGATGAAGCATTTCCTGAAGCATGGCATTCTGATGCGGCCACAGTTAGCAGTGAAGGCCTTGCTAACATCCGATCAAAGGTATACCTCTCTCCCAAGCTTTGGTATGTTAGGGTTAATGTGATCGAAGCCCAGGACTTACTACCTGGTGACAAGACTAGGTTCCCAGAGATTTTTGTTAAGGTTATCCTTGGTAATCAGGCTTTGAGAACAAGAATTTCTCAGAGCAGGAATACTAATCCAATGTGGAACGAGGATCTGATGTTTGTAGCAGCTGAACCTTTTGAGGAGCACTTAGTGTTGAGTGTGGAAGATAGAATTGGATCTAACAAAGATGAAGTTCTGGGGAAGTGCGTGATTCCTTTGCAGAGTGTGGAGAGAAGATTGAATAATAAGGTTGTGAACACTAAGTGGTATAATCTTGAGAAGCATGTGATTGTAgatggagaaaagaaggagataAAATTCGCCAGTAGGATTCATCTCAGGATCTGTTTGGATGGTGGATATCATGTTCTGGATGAATCAACACACTACAGCAGTGATCTTAGGCCAACCGCTAAGCCATTGTGGAAGTCTAGCATTGGAGTTTTGGAATTGGGGATTTTGAATGCTCAAGGATTGTTGCCTATGAAGACTAAGGATGGAAGGGGTACGACAGATGCCTATTGCGTGGCCAAATACGGGCAGAAGTGGGTACGAACAAGAACCATCATAGATAGCTCTACTCCAAAGTGGAATGAGCAATACAcatgggaggtttatgatccTTGCACTGTTATTACAATTGGAGTGTTTGATAACTGTCACTTGCATGGAGGAGGAGATAAGGCTGGAGGGGCAAAGGATTCAAGAATTGGAAAGGTTAGGGTTCGTCTTTCTACGCTTGAAACTGATCGGGTTTACACACACTCCTATCCTCTTCTGGTATTACATCCCTCGGGTGtcaagaagatgggtgaagttCAGTTGGCTGTGAGGTTTACATGCTCATCTTTGCTAAATATGTTGCATATATACGCACAGCCATTGTTGCCAAAAATGCATTACCTTCATCCATTATCTGTTACTCAGCTTGATAACTTGAGACACCAGGCCACTCAGATTGTCTCTATGAGGCTGAGCCGTGCAGAACCACCTCTGAGGAAAGAGGTTGTGGAATATATGTTGGACGTTGACTCACATATGTGGAGTATGAGGAGGAGCAAAGCTAATTTTTTCAGGATTATGGGGGTTCTCGGTGGGTTAATTGCTGTTGGAAGATGGTTTGATCAGATATGCAATTGGAAAAACCCTCTTACAACCATTCTGATTCACATCCTCTTTTTAATATTGGTCCTGTATCCAGAGTTGATTCTACCCACAGTTTTTCTCTACCTTTTCTTGATTGGGGTTTGGTACTATCGGTGGAGGCCAAGACACCCACCTCACATGGATACTCGTCTGTCTCATGCTGATAATGCACATCCTGATGAATTGGATGAAGAGTTTGACTCATTCCCAACATCGCGACCTGCTGATATTGTGAGGATGAGATATGATCGTTTGAGAAGTGTGGCCGGGAGGATACAGACGGTGGTTGGTGATTTGGCAACCCAAGGGGAGAGGTTGCAGTCTCTGCTGAGCTGGAGAGATCCGAGAGCTACAGCTTTGTTCGTGACTTTCTGTTTGATTGCTGCGATAGTGCTATATGTAACACCATTCCGTGTTGTGGCCTTCATCACAGGCATTTATGTGTTGAGGCATCCTAGGTTCCGCCATAAGCTTCCCTCGGTGCCTCTGAACTTTTTCAGGAGGTTGCCCGCAAGAACAGACAGCATGTTATGA